Proteins from one Parachlamydia acanthamoebae genomic window:
- a CDS encoding RHS repeat domain-containing protein, producing YQLNSEKSSANHSYQHDSLFNRFVKDDQRFDVNSLNQLLGDKLSAYAYDLNGNLSERHDQKYTYDAWDRLLSVTIGNIRFH from the coding sequence CTATCAGCTCAATTCAGAAAAGAGTTCAGCGAATCACTCTTATCAACACGATTCACTCTTTAATCGCTTTGTAAAAGATGATCAACGTTTTGACGTCAATTCACTGAATCAGCTTTTAGGAGACAAACTGAGTGCTTATGCCTATGACCTCAATGGAAATCTATCCGAGCGCCATGATCAAAAATACACGTATGATGCCTGGGATAGATTGCTTTCTGTTACCATCGGCAATATACGTTTTCAT